atgggtctggcctaaaaataaggtgacgcagcacctagaatagcctctggacgaaaattatgaaacggcatcttgtatatttcgtccaaggcttcatgcactcattatggtgttttcaaagtcctgaaatcatcacttgaaactctgttcttgtctcccttacGCATGctatcaactccatgcttgttcttgctccaatgttcatccttctccaagctaggcccttcatttgtaagcaaaacaaatgtattcaatttaggcagcatcatattctcatgaacattagaatcattaccaagaaacgaaagtacctggtaatttaattggcgtgcacgagctctagtaatcggtccaatatgtatagtagcaggggttatgggtgtaacaatggtattgatgtcctcatcaaacaGCCTAAGGATAAGCCATGCATGGATGCTATAAATTACATGGATGATCAAATGGTGAAAGCAATTGTAGAGGAGCAATATAGGAACATGTGTCCATCTTCTCCTAGGATGTTAGATAAACTTTTGTAATGTCATTCCCTTGGCCACTAAGTGATATAAGTATCCTCCCTCACACCCCACATGCTGACCGAAGCATTCTCAAACACATTATTGCTAGATGTACATTATAAGCACACTGCCTTTCGGTAAGATCTGAGGCGATGTGAAAACAGATCATTTTATTGCCCTTTTCAGCTTGATTGTATAAAAACTTGTAAAACATTAATGACTTTTTCACTAGCGTTTTGCAGCAATAAAATGGTAGTGGTAGTGTAGAAGAGAGACATACAGAGTATATCAGGTTTTATTTTCTAAACTTGAAAGAATAATTTATAATGAAGAATAGAAATTCATACAAATGCCTCAATTTTTAGAACTTCCTCAGAATGAGAGCAGCAGGACGctttatttttcttgcatttgcCGTAGAAAAATTCTTAAATATAGAGCTAAAGCTAGAATTTTGACTTCTAAAATCTGAAAATGACAAGTGATTGAGCACACATGACATACTGAACGATTAGATCATCCATCATATACTCAACGCATCGCAAGAGAATGAAAAAGAACACTTGTAACTTATCACATCTATGTCATGATGGATGAGAGATGCGTTTATCAGAAATATAAGTATTTCTGATAATGTGCTGTCACAGGGTATGTAGCATGCCATATTTTCGATGTTTGTCGATTCACAGCCTGCACACATATATGCAGATTGATTTATGTAACAAAAAATTTAGGCAGAGAAATACCATACAAACAGTAACAAAATCACATTAGAAATAAATAGAGTATATaatttcagaagaaaaaaatgtTTGCAGTAGCTTTTTCAAATTAAATTAGCAAAAAAAAGAAACAGTGATCAGTCGACTGTACATGTGTTAACTGAATGCCATCTTGCAATAGTGACTTCCTGTAACTCTCACTTGCAAAACTCTACATGTTGAAACCATACAACACGATAGTTATGTACTGATTTTAGCAAATAAAGCTATTCTATTACATCGGATGAATCTCCATAATAAAATTTACCATAACCAGATTCTCCATGAATAATTCAGTTCACTTGTCAAGAGAAAGTAAAAAACTAAATATGTAAAGTATGATTGGAAGATAATAAGAAAAGGGAGCATTAAATATCCCAGGACCAAACTTGCAAGATTTTCAACTTGAAAGCAAACATACCACTTTCAATACCAACTAAAGTACTCTTGATTCCCTATTCAGTTTAGGTTAGCCATCAGACCAACCCAAACTGGTGAAGATACAGCAAACCAGAACATAGCCTCTTAAATTATTTGTTATAAGGTTGTGATTCCATGATGTTATATAGTGTGTGATATAAAATGCTTCTTCGTCATACTCTGAACCCTTGGAAGCCTGATCGTGGCATTGAAAAATTGTTTAGAACTAACAATATTGTTACCAAAGGAAAAACGACCTAGAAGTCCATAAAATTCCTGTTTATTGGTTTACGTTGAATCAGAGAAGGTTTCAGGTTATGTAAATTCGTATCACAACTGTTTATTCATGAATTTTCGATCTTGGAAAACCGATATGCCATGTTCATCTCGGACTTGCACAAAGGTTGTTAGACAGAGGTCTCAAATGTTATTTAATTCCTATGACTTCAACACTCTAAATTTGCTTACACATCCAATGAACTTGCAACAAAATCTAGCATGATAGAAGGACAAACAATACATCAATGATTTGGACTGTGATACTTGAGATAAATTATATGAGTATTTGATCTATAGCAGATTATTGAAGGATGCAAAGTTTTACTTGCCTGTGAGTGGGCAAGGAGCGAATGGTGAGGAGGTTGAATGGCGTCGCGGTAGCAAATTGTTGCAGCGCCAGGCCGCAACTATATTACTTGTGGGAGCCTCGCAGACAGAGGCGGGCACCTGATCCGCTTCAAACAACGGCGTACAACTCCTTTGATAAATTAACCACAGTGAGATAAAGTCATGTACTGGATATTTACATGATGGATTGATGCTAGGTCAGAACTTGGAAATTGAGCCTCAATGGTTGGAGAGGAACACTGTCAGGAGAGTTGGACATGCTTGGTTAGATCGTAGCTACTAAATAAACCATCATCAAATAAAATCATGTACTGGAATATACATGTTGGATTTCTAAATTTGAAAACTGAGTTTCAAAGGTTGGAAATGAACACAAGGACAGCTGGACACACTTGATTGGATCATACCTACTAATCAACCACCATTGAATAAAAATCATGGTTCTGGTCTTCTCCTTTTATTTCAGATTAACGTGGGGATGCTTTGGAGTGGGTAATCGTCATAGATATGGAGATAAACAAAAAAGTGTGCAACTGATACCAATTTACAGAATGTTTGTAAAGTATCCAATATGACAAATAACTGCAGGGACCTGCAAATAATTAAAGTTAATAAAAGTTATCTACATATAagttgtaattttattttataaTTGAAGTCTTGATTTAATCAGACAAACTACAATGTCCCTAACACTCTGCTTGAACTACATTAATTATGATTTATGAATGAACGAAGATCAATTCCTATTGTGTAGCCGTGAAAAAACATCTCTACTTTTGTAGTGCTCTAGCTCTAGAAAAGCAGTCCATCATTGTTGTACTGATTCTCGTCAGTAACAGCAAAAGCTAATCCCAACCGAAGAGTATAATATAGTTGCCTGAAACCTGCTAGTACACATCCCCAAATCAACCGTAGCACACCAGTCCCAACTCCCAAGTACTGATCCAATTTCTTGCTGATTAATCAAGCAACCCTGATCTCTCTGAAAGATCCTAATCAACCAGCACACTAGTCCGCTGATTTAGTTTCTCTGTGATAAATCAAGCAATCCTAATCTCTCTGAAAAATCCTCAGTTAACCTGTTCTCCTTCCTTCCCAGCCATGGCCAAGACTATACTCCTCCTCCTTTCATTGGAGGAACTTTCTCAGCTATGTCATTTATCTACAATCAGAAAAATCAAGGTAAATAATACAGATTTATTTTCTTCAACAGATAgtataacatggaacaatcagaTGGACATCAGTTGAGGTGGAGGGCAGTGCAGAGGGGACGACGAGGTTGCCGGCAAAATGCAACGTGGTGGCTCTGGTCAAGCAGCAAGCGTGAGCCCTCCCGGGCGGCGCATAGCGAGGAGCTCGGGCGCGCGAAGGAGAGGAGGAGCTGAGGTGGGCGGCGCCGGATCGGGTAGAGGAGGTGGAAGGCGCGCGGATCCGGGAGGGAGGCGCCGGATCTGGCCGGTGGAGGTCCCGTTGCGGCGTTCGAACCTCCAAGGTGAGCTCGAGGACTGGGCATGCATGGCGCTAGCGCTGAGCTCCTGGAGAGGAGAGACAAGGAGATTAGAGAGACAGAGGAAAGAGAAAAGGCAGGGGAGCGGCGGCGTGACCTgggtggtcgccggcggcggcggcggccgtcgGGCGACGCGCGAGGGAGGCCGGGGAGGAGGCGCACACGCGAGGGAGGCCAGGGAGGAAGCgcacgggaggaggagctcggggtcgggcgctggtggtggcggcggcggcagtcgGGCCTGGGCGGGCCGGATCTGGGCTCGAAACGTTTTATCACTTTAAAAAGGATCGCGGGTTGAATACCGAAAATCACAGGGACGTTTCTGCAAAATTGGCAACGTACGGAAAACGCACCAGGTCGGGACGGACGAACCTGCTATTGTTATATTACGATTTTAAATATACAAATCGTAAAAACGTATTAGGTGGAAgtgtattgtgacggtgaacccacggagtcaatccgtgctttataagatcgactttgtcgggttcaccgtcagaATACGCtttcttctcatgtcataatacgcttttataatctttccctaataataaagcacggattgagcTTTTTTTACATAAAGGTCCCTGTGCTTTTTAGTATTTGACCCATAGTCCATGGATAAGTGAAAAACGATTCGTCCACGCAGTCTTATTTTCCACCCGCGCCGCACAAGGATGGATAAGGCGAAGGGGGCGACAGATGCTGATGCGGGGGGGAGAGAGTGGGAGGAGCGCGCATACACAGGAGGCGGGAGGCGGGGCAGGGAGGAGGAAGACAGCTGCGACGGCGCCCAGTGCCGCGGGGCCGGCGGCGAGGAGAGCTCCGGGGTCACCGGATCGAGCGTCGCCGGGGAGGGGGACACTCCATGGCGGCGGTGCTTGGGGCTCCGACGAGCGGAGGCGAGCGGCGACAGGAGGCGACAGGAGAAGCTCCGCGGCGACGCCCTGAAGGCCATCAGCCATGGTCGTTGTGGTTCCGCGTGCACCCGCGAGCGGCTGCACGCTGGGGGGAGGCGGAGCTCGACGCAGCGCGCGAACCTAGCCTTGGTGCGACGGCGGCGCGGCTGCTGTCCTCCCGTCCAACCCGCAGCACGTCGAGCCTCACTGGAGTTCCTCCATGATGCCGGTAGGAAGTCCCTATCCCGCAGTCTCTCTCTGCTTCCTTCCCATGTTCCCTCTCTGAATCTCTCTCTCCTTCCTTTTTTCAGTAAGCAGCTGCCACTGCCCTCCATGGAGCCCCGACGCCTCCGCCATGAACCCATCCATCCCTCCTGTGCGCGCTTCCCTGCAACTCCAGACGCCGCCCGCAGCTCTCTGCATCGAGCAGCGGCAGTTCGGGCAGAGGACGACGCCTCTGCCTCGACCGCTCGCCCCCTCTGCTTCGCGCTGGACTGCCAAGCCCCTCCCGTCCTCATCCCCGTGCAGCTGCACACTCTCGCCTGCCCCAACGGCGAGCTCCGCCTCCTGCGTGCGGTCGCCGCCTCCGTCAACCTCCACCACCTGCTGCAAGTTGGTGCCCAGGGTGTCGCAAGCTGCCAGCGGCGGCAGAGTTGCTACTCCCGTGTCGTGATTGGACTCCGTGTTCTTCTCCAACAGCAAATACGTGTTCTTCTCCAACACCAATCAATGGATTTCCCGAGCCGGATTTGAGTTGCCTACTATAAGAAGGAAGGGTCCTCAGACCAAAAGCTccatcaaatcaaatcaaatcccGTCGAAATTGCAAGTTTCGTCGAAACGTCCAATGTCGCCGCCGAGTTCGCCGGAGGAAGAAACGCCGAGTTCGCCGAAGGAACAAGAACGTCCGTCCAACCGTCCAATGTCGTTTTCGGCGGTTACACCAGAGGTATATATCCCCTTGATATTCATTTGATGCAATTCCCTGTTTTAGATGTTGTTTCTGTCCCATGCCTCTGACTATGCTAGCAGcttattttttcttctttttattagATATTCAGTTATATGGGCAAGGCATGTGAATGAATTCGTGTTGAGCCTCTAAGTTGTGATTCTTTCAATGCCCTTTTCCTAAATATTTGTCGAGGGCACACTAAATATTCAGGCTATACCTGTTTATGGCGTAATAAGCAATGATGGATCATATTTATTATCCATAATAAGAAATGATGGATCATGTTTATTATCCAAATTCTACTCTATTTTCTTTTTAGTGGAAAAATTTGCATTACTATGCCCTGATCTTCCTCCTAGCCAAATTTATGATTGTATTATATTGTATCTGTCAACTTCGCAGCAGTCGTTTCCTTTGACCTCACCGCCATCATCTCCGCCGACTTCGCCGCAAGACAATCTGCCATCGCCTCCGCTGACTTTGCTGGAAGACCATCAACTGTCGCCTAGACCTactttggttcaggtacttttgaAGCATCTGATGGGACTCATATGTTTGTCAAATCATCAGTGTACTGTAGCAAATATAGCTGTTGCCGACAGTAGACTATATTTCATTGACAATCAACACATCATGCACTCCTACATAGATGGATTCTGTTTGTACTTGACAGAAGCAGAGTAAATTCGTAAGGACATAGGTGACCAGAACAAAAGTAGTTCACAAATAAGTGATGGATGGGTCTCAATTATTTTCAAGAGGGCATTATGTTTACGAAAAATTGCTGCTCACTGTATTTTAACAACTAGAAAAATGCAGTTCTATTTGAGAAAGTAAATGTAGGATTTTTTTAGGTTCTGCGCTGAGTCTGCGGGTCTCACAAAGATGTAGGATAAATAAAATGTCAATAAAATGGTGCTCCTGAATTTGTGGTTTAGATATGTGCAGCAGGTTACTATTCGACTGAACCTGTCAACTCTCCAAGTGATTTTCTATGCCCTTTTCCTAAATATGATTCGCAAATGATTCTTTCTATGCCCTTTTTCTAAATATTTGACGAGTGCACACTAAATATTCAGGCTATACCTGTTTATGGCGTAATAAGCAATGATGGATCCTGTTTATTATCCATAATAAGAAATGATGGATCATGTTTATTATCCAAATTCTACTCTATTCTCTTTTTGGCCTCCCAGTGGGTCAATGTTATGATAAGCATTCTCCTTGCGGTAATGAGCCATTTTAATGACACTATGCTATGCTATTTAAGGCTCAAGCAAGGGAAATCTTGACTGGACTATCATGGCCACAGAAATCATATGTGGAGAGTGCTATTTTCATCTTCATATTTTAATCTCACCAATGCAACATAGCTCAGTTCTTATCAGAACAATTGAAAGAATGATGAATACAGCCTTTTTAGTTGATGGCACTGTTTGTATTATTTCTGTTAACACTGAAGTGTGGCATCTCTTTGATGGTTTAGTAGAATTAAGTGTCTGCTGTCACTTGATGTTCAGAATTGCCCTGCCATTCATGCAATAAATAAAAAAGTGATTTGGCCTGGTTTTCATGTCTCTGATGTGTATGCACGTGCAGGTGCCAAAGGCATCCAATCCAACTCAGGTGGATGCCAAGGAGGTTCATTTCTTTGCcgcatcacaagaaaaacaattTGAAACAGAGAACTGTACTGAACCTTCTAATTATTGTATGAACTTGCTTCACTTAATTTGAACGGCATATTTTTCAGTAGAATTAAGTGCCGGGTGCCACTTGAGAGAATAAAAGAATGATCAGCTATTTTTTTCACAGTTATGATTTAGTCAACATTGATGTCCGTCTGCAAAAAGCTTATTCTGATTTGGAGTTGATTTTTTTTCAGGCCCTTAAGGTGAGTGATGAACATCCGTTGAGCCGTCCAATGTTGCCTTTGGCAACTACACCAGAGGTATGAATCCCCTTCATATTAGTTTGCATATGTGAGCCCTGGTACATGTACAATGCGTCTATTACTGCGACACTTTTCTCCATATATACCTTGTAATACTTTGTTTTATCTAATAGAAGCTGGGTGTTTTCCCTTCTGTCAGGGAAAAAAATAGAAGAACATAGATCACCAATGCAACATAGCTCAGTTCTTATCAGAACAATTGAGAGAATGATGAATATAGCCTTTTTAGTTGATGGCACTGTTTGTATTATTTCTGTTAACACTGAAGTGTGGCATCTCTTTGATGGTTTAGTAGAATTAAGTGTCTGCTGTCACTTGATGTTCAGAATTGCCCTGCCATTCATGCAATAAATAAAAAAGTGATTTGGCCTGGTTTTCATGTCTTTGATGTGTATGCACGTGCAGGTGCCAAAGGCATCCAATCCAACTCAGGTGGAGGCCAAGGAGGTTCAGCTCTCGGACATTGCACCAATAATGCTGGATGATACCGACGTGAAGACTGTACGTTTCATATATTCAGACTGGGAGCTATGGTGTACTACCTCTGTTTCAACTGATCTAACGGTTGGAGGtttacattttatttttgttctgaCTGCAGAAAATAGATGACATCGCTGAACTGGACATTGCAGAGGATTTTGATAACCGGCCTTCCAAAAAGGCAAAAATTTCTGAATCACGTGTACTGGAACCATCACCTATGTCACCAACTATGAAAACATCTTCTCCAGGTTCAGAGTGTTTTGAATCGTTTGTGCCGGAATCAGATAATCAGATGAATCATGATACACTACCATCACCTCCATCCCCATCTAGCTCGACAATATCTCCTGTTTTCCCATTGCATGATATTAAGGAACCAAATTCACATAAAGAGATCAAAGTTGATGAGACATATGATTATCTCCCACAAGGTATTTGCTTGATTTATCACGTGTGCTTTCGTATACAATATATTCTTAAATTATTTGATTTTCTGCAGACTATACATTGACCGACCATGATCTATGTGCTCATATAGCAATAGAATCATCTTTGAGAAAACAATTGCTGGTTCAGATAGATGGAAGTTCTGTCTTGCAACATCAATTGATGTGCCTGCTAGATGAGAAAGAGTGGGTAAATGATGATGTAAGTACCCTTACTCAAACAGTAAAGAGTTTCTAATCACTAATATCAATTAGTAATGTATTTTTTAATTCTTAATTATAGGTGATCAATGCATATATATGTTGTATAAAGGACCAAATACATCTCCAGAATGATAATAAAGTATATTTTGAGAGTCCATTTGTTACCTCACTATTTAAACGAGATGGCACCATTGGAATACAAGAAGGTAGTGCCTTCATGACAGAGATTGTCCTCGAATATATGCAGCATGACATGGTAATCTCCATATTCATAATTTACATGTTCTAGGTTTCATGCATTTTCATTTACTATTTTCCTAATTATCTTTATTACAGATTAAACTTCCAATAAATGCCAATAACACACATTGGTATTTAGCTGTTGTGAATACAAAAAAATGTGAGGTTCAAGTTCTAGACTCATTGTGCTGGAATTCTGACAGAGATGATCTTGCTAATACGGTTAGTTACAACACGATTTTTAATATACTTAGATAATGTGTATCATTTCTTCTTACCACTATTTTATTTTTAGCTACGAGGAATACAATTTCATTTGGACCTTCTTAAAAGTCAAAAGTTGGTAAGCGACGATTGGAAAGACGTTGATCTTACTGAATGGAAGATCACAGAACAATTACAAAAGGCAATTCAAAAAGATAGTTCTTCATGTGGTTTATTTATGGTTAAATTTATGGAATATTTCACCGGATGTGCATTATCCTACCCAATTACACAGGTATATAtctttttttaataaaaagtaTGTTACTTTTACAAAAAGTACTTTTTAAATATACTAATAATTGTTCGTGTTGCACAGGAAATGATTACTTCTTTTAGGTTTAAGTTAGCCAGCATACTATTATGTTGGAAAACAAACACTGCAGCAATGACTACAATCGTTGAAGAAAGTGACGGTGACAGCAAGGGAGATCCTGATGATGTTCAAATATTGGAAAGTTTAGATGATatagaaaaaacaaaaacaaaaatccCATTATCTGTTGAAAATAAATACAGATCATTAATATCAATTCTTTCTAATATGACCTTACATGAGTTAACAGCTGGACTCTGTAGCTTCATTAAATCAATTAATTACACCGAGATTTTAGAGTAAGTCATTTTAAATTAGTATTGCAATTGTATAGTATCTGAATTGTTTTATTAATGGTTTATTTTCTTAATTTGTATCATTATCAGGAAAGTATGGATCCGAAGTTCAAAACCATATCCAATTAGCTTGTCTCCCAGAAAACTACAAGGATTGCTAAAGGATGATTTACCCATGGACCGTGATTGCTTTAATTTGATCGTACGGAAGATTATGTTGGATGACATCCAAACATCACAAAAAACAAAGCAACTGATAGCAAAGCATTATCTCGACatgaaattttgggtatgtttttatATTCGTTATATTCTTTTTTATATTCTAATTTTTTATCATCTTTCTAACCAATAATTTTATATACTAGATGACTACTGATTTTGGAAGGCACCCAGATTTTCGTAAAAAGTTAGATGTGGAGCAACTAGCAAATTCTGTTCGTAGTTGGCCTGGTATCAAATATAATGTTTCAACATGCAAATCGGTAAGAGCACTTTTGTATACTTtagagcaattttttattgcatcTAATATGTAGCCTATTTCAGATCCATATTCCAGTACAATGCATTGATGAATTCATTCTATTCACATTGGATCAAGATACCAGAACAGTGTACATTTTGGACCCTACTCCTATTAATCCAATGTACCGATACAACCCACTCGCAAAATATGTGAAAAAAATTATATGGATTTCCGAACATTTACCGAAAGCAATGTCAAAAGCATGCTCTGGGTCTAGATGGAACGATGATATTCTCTTATGGCATCATAGAATCCTAGATGATATTCCAGTTTACAACAGGTATTTTTCAGGAGATGAATACTAGATACTGATTATTTGTTGATTTGGGTATGTAGACAATATTAATAAAGTATATTTATATTCTTATATAAGGGAATTGTCTGGTTATCTTGTTCCCCTATTCATGTCCGCATGGGAAGACGAAAGACCACATTTGCCATTTTTAAAGGTAAATATTGCAACCGTATAGATATTTGCTTTTATGATTATTATACATGTGATGCTGATGACATTCTTTTACAAAAAAAATGAATGAATAGGATGGATATGAACTCAGAAAACTAATTTTGGGCCAACTACTAACATTCAAGGACAATGAATGTGAAGATAACATGCCTGCTGGTGTACTGGACTTCATCAATTGTATTAGGAAAATCCAAAGTTAAACGGGTATGTCAAATAGTATCAATTCATCTCGAAATGTCAAATGACTCAAATATCTTATTCCAATATGCTAACCTTGTTTTCCTACCAATATGCTTGTGTAGGGAGCTCAATCAGTGGAAGGTAATTTGTCAGAGAGATTTCTTGCAGCCAACAGTTAATAGACAATGAGCAGGGAGACGATGAACATGTAGAGATGGATTTTTTTCCTTTGAGAAATTAATAGTAGATTTTGGTTTCTACTTAAGATATCCCTTACATATATGTAGAAAACTTTTGGAGCTTGCCAGGATATACATTTTTGGGGGTTGCCAATTATAAGAGATGACGGATTGCTTCAAAATTATAAGAGGCCGAGCTCCACGGAGGCCTTTATTTGAAAACTTCTAAATCCAAACTTTTtagtttcaaaaaattctgaaaataaatACACATATACGTAGATACATAATGCACATGTAACTTCTAAATCCAAACTTTTtagtttcaaaaaattctgaaaataaatACACATATACCTAGATACATAATGTACATCTGTGCAAATTTTCAGGTCGAAATACATTAAAATGTGAGCtacacaaaaaagacaaatctatATGTACTGTACCAAAAAAATTGCTTTGTATTTCCCTCTAACGTCACTGTAGAGTGTACGTACATGTATGGTGTTGATGAAAAAATTAACGTTTGGATTGGTATATTTACTTAATTCTCAAGAGCTAAACGAGAATATATTCATAAAACACGTAATTTAAACAGGCTACAGAGTTTAGCAGGCTTGACCTAACTTTGGCTAGAGAAAAAAAAACACATAATTTTGGTTCAAATCCTGAGTCTTCAGTCACACAGGAAAAAAAATCAACTAATGACTTTTATTGAGTTGAACTTTGCCAGGAGCATTTTTTCGAAAATCTATTTCCTTTTTTCTATTATATTTTCCACTGAGACAGAGATCCTTGAATGAAAGTTCCACTGAGACAGAGATCCTTAAATATATATGTTTCATGGTCTGTTCAACTTGCTTTGTATTTCCCTCTAACGTCACTGTAGAGTGTACGTACATGTATGGTGTTGATGAAAAAACAACGTTTTGGATTAGTATATTTACTTAATTCTCAATAGCTAAACAATAATATATTCATAAAAACACGTAATAGGGTTAAGTGCTTTGCACGGACATTTTTCCCGTGTTTTCACGTAATTCGTGTTTCATGTGTCAATTGCACGGACAttgtgttgtctatgtatccacacatgtatctgagtttcctatcaatacaattttagcatggataataaacgattatcatgaacaaggaaatataataataaccaatttattattgcctctagggcatatttccaacacactcACCGGCGGCATATCTTCTGTTTTTCTCATatatcatccatccatccatcttcCTTCTTTTGATATTTCAAATCAGGATCATCTGCTTCCTCAGTTTCAACTTCTTTGCCCATCCTTTCCTATTGATCCAGCCGGTTTATTGATTTCAACTCGCAGCAGTATTTAAATTGGTTTATTTGAATGTAGGGGAGCAAGGTGGGATTATATAGTAGATAGATGTTATAGCTTCTGTTGGGACGCCCCCTTCTGCCTGCGCGTGGTCTATTATTTGCAACGGGAGAAGAAAACATATCACAGCCGCTGCTTTGCAACGGGAGAAGAAAACATATCACAACCGCTAGCGGCCAACCACAACACCTCGACGAGATGTCCTGAAACAAtggcttcgttgagatcaacaaAAGACTCTATTGCCATGACATGTAAATGTCTGTATTTTGGCGACAATGATTTATTATGCACTCGTATGTACCGGGTTCAATAGCGGCTACTGTCAATTTATCATGTATTTACTTTATTATTACGTAAAGATTGGACGTGCAAGCATATATGTTTTTGTGGTGTGTGTCCCAAattgtgtatatatatatgttaatCTAACATCTATGTGTAGTGTTCGTTTCCTTTTCATTACAGAGTCAAATTGAACCTTAAATCAAAAATATATAGTACAGTTTCAAAAGCGTGCATAATTTATAGAACAAACACTTTTTTTTTGGGTGAGCTAAACCGTCCGTGTGACAGACTGGGAGATCCCCCTGCACGAATCTCGTCGTCAGCTGTTCCTTGGTTTCCTCCTCCTTGGGCCTTTGTAAATCTTGATT
This genomic window from Aegilops tauschii subsp. strangulata cultivar AL8/78 chromosome 4, Aet v6.0, whole genome shotgun sequence contains:
- the LOC109764607 gene encoding uncharacterized protein isoform X1 → MISYFFHSYDLVNIDVRLQKAYSDLELIFFQALKVSDEHPLSRPMLPLATTPEVPKASNPTQVEAKEVQLSDIAPIMLDDTDVKTKIDDIAELDIAEDFDNRPSKKAKISESRVLEPSPMSPTMKTSSPGSECFESFVPESDNQMNHDTLPSPPSPSSSTISPVFPLHDIKEPNSHKEIKVDETYDYLPQDYTLTDHDLCAHIAIESSLRKQLLVQIDGSSVLQHQLMCLLDEKEWVNDDVINAYICCIKDQIHLQNDNKVYFESPFVTSLFKRDGTIGIQEGSAFMTEIVLEYMQHDMIKLPINANNTHWYLAVVNTKKCEVQVLDSLCWNSDRDDLANTLRGIQFHLDLLKSQKLVSDDWKDVDLTEWKITEQLQKAIQKDSSSCGLFMVKFMEYFTGCALSYPITQVYIFF
- the LOC109764607 gene encoding uncharacterized protein isoform X2, producing the protein MISYFFHSYDLVNIDVRLQKAYSDLELIFFQALKVSDEHPLSRPMLPLATTPEVPKASNPTQVEAKEVQLSDIAPIMLDDTDVKTKIDDIAELDIAEDFDNRPSKKAKISESRVLEPSPMSPTMKTSSPGSECFESFVPESDNQMNHDTLPSPPSPSSSTISPVFPLHDIKEPNSHKEIKVDETYDYLPQDYTLTDHDLCAHIAIESSLRKQLLVQIDGSSVLQHQLMCLLDEKE